The nucleotide sequence TCCAGGCCATGGATGTCTCTGGTGCCTGGCGATTTAATCGAGGCTCCAGTGATGTTGTCTTGGTTTCATTAGACAATGGCATTGGCGATATCGCTGACAATGCTTCAGACATTCACGATGAAATCAGCCATGTCAATAATAAAACCGCTAAAAACAATAGGGACAAAAGACACCATGGACACCAAGCCATGAGCGTGATGTCAGCCAAGCATGACAGCCAAAACTTAGCTGGCATCGCTCCTGGCAGTGAATTGTGGGCCTACAACGTCTACGACTCTGGAACACAACTTTATGATGCGATTGAAGGAGCAAAAGCCGATCGAGCGAGCAATCAACGTCTAGTTTTTCAAGGTGGAATCCAAGGAGATTGGTGGTCAAACGGAGCCAGCCAAGCAGATATGCAAACTGCCATTGATGAAACGGAAGATTACGGATTCTTCGCAATGGCAGCAGGTAATTATGGCGATAAAACTAGCGTCGCAGGAATTGCTCAAGCCGAAGCGACCAATGGCAATGTTGCAAGTATTGGTGCTTTAGAGCACAGCGGAGCAATTAACGATGTCGATGGAATCACAAACTACGACAATCATGAACTTGCCGACTACTCCAACGCTGGAGCAAATTTAACTCTGGTTGCCCCTACAGATAGTCCTTCCATTAATGGTGATGGTGACATCACCGACTTCGGCGGCACGTCTTGCGCAAACCCAAATGTGGCTGGTGTTGCTGCTTTAGTTTGGTCTGAAAATACTTGCCTCTCAGGCAGCGACGTACGTGATCTTTTGACCCACAGCGCCATGGATCTTGGAGATCTTGGCCGCGACATCACCTTTGGCCATGGCTTGGTCAATGCAGAAGCCGCTGTTCGCCGTTCTCATGCACTTGCAGAGAACTATGAACTGGCAAGTTTCTACACCAACGATCAGTTCCTGGCCTGATTGATCAACAACCCATCACACACACAGCAGGGATCATCCCAATGGGGTGGTCCTTTGTTCATGCAACAGAACCTTAAGCAAGTGCGGGTTAGTTGCCGACGGAGAAAGAGTCGCTCGACACGGGGGCGTCATGACATCCTCGAAGCCAGCCCACAACATCACCGCCGCACGATTGAACCTTAAGCATGGATCGCAGCGCCTGAGTGGATCTAGAAAAGCAGGCTCAACGTAACAGCTCAGGACTGAGCCCCAGCAACCAAAGCATGGACTCCGATGAGCGGAACAAGCGTTCAAATGACGCGCAGCAGCATCGGAGGGTTGATTCAGATCAGAACCTCAACAACGCTGATTTCAGGCCATGTCAACGGTCAGAGCTGAATCGAGTCACGTTGTGAGCAAAATCACAGCTGTCGTTGATGTCAATCAACGCATCAACCTGCAATTAGAAGGATGGTGAAGTCTCCGGAGATTCAACTCCACAATACTCTCCTCCAATGTTCAACACCAATTCGTTTTTTCTGAACCAATTTAAATCCTATTTTCAAGCCCCGAGAGGACGACGCTTCCAAACAAACCGATTCAACAAAGCGGAGCGTCTCGACAACACCCGCGGCGAGCAATACGGCCAGAAAGCCAACGATTTCGTGTCAAGAGCACAGACCGGTTTCAACCCTCGACTTAATGATGAAGAACGCTTTGAGGGTGATGCAACACAGTGGTCAAAAGTTGGTCACGGGCAACCAAGTGAAGCAAAGCCATGGTCAAGATCATTCAGAAGCATTGGACTTGACAGGGATCCAATTGGGTTCAAAAGCGCAGGAAATACAGACTTCAAGAAGTCAGGCAAGGCCTCGAAAAGCTTAGGACAAGGCTTTGAGAAAGCAAATATTCAGGATCAGCGCGATCCGTTCAAAAGCAATGTCTTAATGCACAACAAAGCCAACGGAATAGAAACCGAAACAGAAGGAGGCGTTTTCCCTGAGCTCAGCCGAGGAATCATTGATGATCGTGTTGCCTGGAGAGAAGAGTCCAGCAATGGGATCACACAAGCTGGCATCGGTCGAAACAACCTCCAAACAAATCTCATCAGAGGGGAACATTTCTTTGACCGCAATCTGAACCTGGGTTCAGTATTCGGGCTACAACGCATCTTTGACGCATCAGGTGATGCATCCAAAAAGGAAGTCTTTGAAGATGGTGCACTGGAAATCAGCTACAACAGGAATTACCTCAATAGTCTTAAAAACGAAATCGCACCCACTATCAATTTCCCTGGGAGGGGATACGAATCAAGCCGGTTGTCAGCAACAGTTTCTGCAACCAAATCATCTACTGGCGAAGTAGTCGATCTTGGTAGCACTACTCTCAATCTAGATCAAAACAGCTTCTATGTGAACCTCAAGGATCAACTGGAAGCGTCTGACAACTTACTTGACCGGCGCAGCATATGGAATATTGACGTCAATATTGATGCAACCTACGACAACGGGCTCAACATCAATCTCGAAGAATTCAACGAAAATATCACGATGATTGATGCCCTGGATGTCGGAAGTGGTTATCGGGGAGATGTCACGGCTAACAATTTTACCTATCAAAACTACACCAGCACTTTCTTAGGCGATTGCTTCGGCTCCGGCAGAATTTATCACGGTCGTGGCGGCACAGATACAATCGTTCTGGATGGCATCAACAAAAGCGACATCCTTAAGTTCAACGGTAGTTCTGTCCACCAACTGGGGCAATCGGCAGCGGGCGGCGCGGCGCTTGGCGAACAAGCCTTCTACGGCGGCACTGTCTTCGACGTTCTCAATCTCAATAACGGAGACGAGCTCTATCTACAGGGCATTGAAACAATCTCCTGCGAAGATGGTGATATCCGGATCCGCGCCAATATGAGTGATTCCACCAAAGAGCAGTGGAACCTCCAGGCCATGGATGTCTCTGGTGCATGGCGCTTCAATAGGGGAAGCAGTGATGTTGTTTTGGCATCACTAGATGCAGGACTTGGCGACTTAGAAGATCATCCAACAGATGTGCATGATGAAATCAGTCACGTCGTCAATCAGACCAATAAAAACGATACTGGAACTCAACATGGACACAAAGCCATGAGTGTCATGGGTGCTAAACATGGCAATGGTGGAATTGCAGGAATTGCACCAAATAGCACTCTTTGGGCATTTACTGGTGGGGAATACAGGGATGGCCAAAGCCATCATCAAAATATTCAGGATGTCATTGGCCTGAGGGATGAAGACCAGAGGGTTGTATTTCAAGGTGGGTATCAGGGTGATCACTGGTGGAATACAGGCACTCACACAGAAGAGCAGATGCAAGCATCCTTGGATGCCACTGGCGAGTGGGGTTTTCATGCAATCGCATCAGGCAATTTCAGTGATTACAACAGTGTGTCGGGAGTTGCACAGGCAGAAAGCACCAATGACAACATTGCCAGCATTGGCGCACTTGAATTCACAGGCACTGAAGAAATTGATGGGATCACAAACATCACTGGCTACCAAATGGCTGACTATTCCAATCGTGGAGACAATTTGACTTATGTCGCACCGACAGATAGTCGCGCCATTAACGCCAACGGTGACATCAGCATCTACGATGGAACATCCTGTGCCAACCCCAATGCTGCTGGGGTTGCTGCTCTTGTCTGGAGTGAGAACACTGACCTTGTTGGCGGTGAGCTGCGCGAAATCCTGACCCAAAGTGCAATGGATCTCGGAGACGTTGGCCGGGACAACACCTATGGCCATGGCTTACTCAATGCTGAAGCAGCAGTCCGCCGTTCTCATGCACTTGCAGAGAACTATGAACTTGCAAGTTTCTACACCAACGATCAGTTCCTGGCCTGAGTGATCCACCACGTATTGGTCACATCGGCAAGGACCACCCCGATGGGGTGGTCCTTTTTCATTGCATCCTCGGAGCAAGGAAATACCATTTCCGCCCGCACGATTGAACCTTAAGCATGGATCACAGCGCCTGAGTGGATCTAGAGAAGCAGACTCGACGTACCAGCTCAGGACTGAGCCCCAGCAACCAAAGCATGGACTCCGATGAGCGGAACAAGCGTTCAAATGACGCGCAGCAGCATCGGAGGGTTGATTCAGATCAGAACCTCAACAACGCTGATTTCAGGCCATGTCAACGGTCAGAGCTGAATCGAGTCACGTTGTGAGCAAAATCACAGCTGTCGTTGATGTCAATCAACGCATCAACCTGCAATTAGAAGGATGGTGAAGTCTCCGGAGATTCAACTCCACAATACTCTCCTCCAATGTTCAACACCAATTCGTTTTTTCTGAACCAATTTAAATCCTATTTTCAAGCCCCGAGAGGACGACGCTTCCAAACAAACCGATTCAACAAAGCGGAGCGTCTCGACAACACCCGCGGCGAGCAATACGGCCAGAAAGCCAACGAGTTCGTGTCAAGAGCACAGACCGGTTTCAACCCTCGATCTGATGGTGAAACACACTTTGAGCGTGATGCAACACAATGGTCAAAAGTTGGTCGCGGGCAACCAGGTGAAGCAAAAACATGGTCAAGATCATTCAGAAGCATTGGACTTGACAGGGATCCAATTGAGTTCAAAAGCTCAGGAAATACAGACTCCAAGAAGTCAGGCAAGGCCTCGAAAAGCTTGGGCCAAGGCTTTGAGAGAGCAAATACTGAGAAGCAGCCAGATCTTTTCAAAAGCAATGTCTTAATGCACAACAAAGCCAACGGAATAGAAACCGAAACAGAAGGAGGCGTTTTCCCTGAGCTCAGCCGAGGAATCATTGATGATCGTGTTGCCTGGAGAGAAGAGTCCAGCAATGGGATCACACAAGCTGGCATCGGTCGAAACAACCTCCAAACAAATCTCATCAGAGGGGAACATTTCTTTGACCGCAATCTGAACCTGGGTTCAGTATTCGGGCTACAACGCATCTTTGACGCATCAGGTGATGCATCCAAAAAGGAAGTCTTTGAAGATGGCGCGCTGGAAATCAGCTACAACAAGAACTACCTCAGCAGTCTCAAAAACATCCATGCCCCTAAATTCAATCTCTGGGGGGGCATGAGCTTCAATTTGCCTGGCTCGGTATCGGCAACAGTTTCTGCCACCAAATCATCCACTGGCGAAGTTGTTGATCTTGGCAGCACCACTCTCAACCTTGATCAAAACAGCTTCTACGTGAATCTTAAGGATCAACTGGAAGCATCTGACAGCTTACTTGACCGACGCAGCACATGGAATATTGACGTCGATATTGATGCAACCTACGCCAACGGGCTCAACATCAATCTCGAAGACTTTAGTGAAAACATCACCATGATTGATGCCCTGGATGTGGGAAGTGGTTATCGAGGTGACGTCAGCGCAAATACATTCACGTATAACAATGTAAGCTGGGCCGATTCCTTCGACACCGGCAGGATTTATCGTGGTCGTGGCGGCACAGACACTCTTGTGCTCGATGACATCAGCAAAAGCGATATCCTTGAATTCAACGGTAGTTCTGTTAATCAACTGGGGCAATCGGCAGCCGGCGGCGCGGCACTTGGCGAACAAGCATTCTACGGCGGCACTGTCTTTGACGTTCTCAATCTCAACAACGGAGACGAGCTGTATCTGCAGGGCATTGAAACAATCTCCTGCGAAGATGGTGATATCCGGATCCGCGCCAATATGAGTGATTCCACCAAAGAGCAGTGGAACCTCCAGGCCATGGATGTCTCTGGTGCCTGGCGATTTAATCGAGGCTCCAGTGATGTGGTGATGGTTTCTCTTGATTCTGGCATTGGTGATATTGCTGGCAATGCTGATGACATTGACGATGAAATTGATCATGTCGTCAACAAAACAAGCAAAAACACTTGCGCCTTAGCCAAGGACCGTGATCATGGCCATCACTCAATGAGCGTCATGGGAGCGCGTCACGATTCGCAGGGAATTGCGGGGATCGCTCCAGGCAGCCAAATGTGGGCTTATCAAGTCTGGGATCCAGGCTTTCACGGAGCAATCGAAGATGCAAAAGCTGACAGAGAATCTCATGAACGGCTTGTGTTTCAGAATGGTGCGAGTTGGAGTCTTGAAGGGCGTTGGGGACCCAGTGGAAACACCGACTCGATTACCGAAGAACAAATGATGGAATCTCTGGCTGAGACAGAAGATTATGGATTCTTCTCAGTAGCAGCAGGAAATGACTGGTCCAGAGATGGTGTCAGCACTTACAATCTTGCACATTTCCAAACCGACTTTGGGAACATTGCGAGCGTCGGCGCTGTTCAGTTCACAGCAACTGATGAGATCGACAACATCACCAATGTTACCGACACTCAAATCGCTGGATATTCCAATCAAGGCGATGACCTGACCCTCTCCGCACCCACTGACAGCAGAGCTGTCAATGGAGACGGTGATATCAGAGACTTCGGTGGAACGTCCTGTGCCAACCCAAATGTGGCCGGTGTTGCTGCTTTGGTTTGGTCTGAGAACACCTCTCTGTCGGGCAGCGATGTGCGTGATCTTTTGACCTATAGCGCCATGGATCTTGGAGCTGCAGGTCGCGATGATGCTTTTGGTCATGGCATGGTCAATGCAGAAGCTGCAGTCCGCCGTTCTCATGCCCTTGCAGAGAACTATGAACTGGCAAGTTTCTATACCAACGATCAGTTCCTGGCCTGATTGGTCCACAACCCATCGCACACAGCAGCAAGGACCACTCCGCCGGGGTGGTCCTTTTTTAAATGCATCAGATTGGAATGCATCAAAACTCTCAGCCCAGCAAGAGTCAGTCTTCGACTGAGGAACAGTCGATCAGCACATGCCTGTCATGACATCCTCGAAACAAAGCAACACCATCACTCCCGCTCGATTGAACCGTGAACATGGATCACAGCGCATTACTGGATCTAGAGAAGCAGGCTCGGCGAAGCGGTTCAGGACTGACCGCCAGCAACCTGGTGGGGTGCTGGCAGCTGAACACCATCTGGGCCAAGGGACAAACCAAAGCCAGTGTCCTCAACGGCTGGCTGCTGCGACGCATCGGCGCCTGCCTTGAGATCAGCAATGGATCAGGCGATCGTCTTCAACTGCGCAACGCCGTGAACCTGTCAGGTCTCACCCTCCAGTTCACAGGCCCAGGCGAACTGAATGGCCGCCAACCACTGCTGAAATTCCGCTTTGAGCAAGTGGAACTGCTGCTCGGCCGCTTGACGCTGTTGAAGCGTGAATTGCCATCACCGGAAAAAGGTCGGGAGCCGTTTTTTGCCCTGATTAGCCGCAGCCAAGAGGGGTGGTTGGTTGCACGAGGCCGGGGCGGAGGGTTGGCCTTGTGGACCCTCAGGGATTCAGACGCTGCTCGGACCAGCCATCTTGAGCGGTCCAGCAACGGCGAAGGTGGGGATGGGGCTTGAGGTCGAGCTGCTCCACACGATCCAGGGCAATGCGCATGATCAGCAGATGATCGGAGATCGGCTCGTCATCGGCAACTTCTTGCGGCCAAGGCCCTTGCGAATGAAAGGGTTGACCAGGAGACGGCCAGGCCCAGACCATGCGACCGGACGGTGACAGGCGTTGCCAATGATCGAGCAACGTCTCCGGTTCCTGCTCAGCACTGACCAGAACCGCCGTGCCACGCAGACGAAACTGCTCTCTAGCCTTGCGGAACAGCCAGCAGAGTTCAACCCTCGGCTGACTCAGCAGCTCAGAAGGCTTATCACTGCGCACGTCGGTGAGCAGCTCCAGTTCTCCTGCAGAACTCCAACCTCGAAACACCAGGGTGCGCACGCGGGGCGTCCCGTCTGATGCAGCAGTGGCCAGCTGCAGCCAGGTGGCTCCAGGTGATCGTCCCTCACGTTGACGAGCTCCACGCACGACTGCGCGCCAGGGAGGCAGACTCATCACAGTGTCCTGATCAATCGGCATCATTCAGCCAGGGATCGAGAAATGCAAGTGGGCGCTGCATTGTTGCCGAAAATCCAAGGATGCCACGATCGCGGTAGACGTAGAGGAGGGAATCGTCGCTATCCAGCAGGAAGGTACCGCCGCGCTGCGTGATGAAGCGATCATCCGGCACGTACGTGCTCCAGTGACGGAGCACCTCATTCATGTTGCGCAGGCGAACCGTGGCCAGCTCAAATGGGCGCTGGAAACCCTCGCCGCCAGCCCGCCGGAACAGAGCGGCAGGAATCGGAGGCAGAACTCCTGTCGACACGGTTTCATCAGCATCAAAGCGTTGAGCCGCTGAACGGTCGCCGGTGTAGCCACGCAACACCTCGGCCAGAGTTCCTGGGGAACCAACGCCGGCACACATCAGCAGAAGCGATGGCCAGGGCCCTCCTGGAGCCTGAAGACCGGGAGATAGGCCAAGAGCCTGATGCAACTGGGAATCAGGCTCCACCTGAAGCAACTCCTGCGGCATCCCCGTAAACGAGCAGAAGCGCTCTGCCCCTGCCTGATCGCCAATCGCAATGGCGAGGGGGCGAATCCCTGCCTGTTCGAGCCTGGGCAGCGCAGGGACTAACGCCTGGGCATATTCCATCGAATCAAAGTCACCAAGCTGTGTCAGCAGCAGAATCAGACGCTTGAAGCCCTGATCATGGACTTGACTCTCTGCAATACGTTCCAACAGTGCTTCTGGTGCTTTCATGAAAGGGCTGTCAACAGTGCCTCGTAGAGGTCCGACCTGCATGACAGCATGGTCTGTTTGGCCCGCAAACGGTGAGCGATGACTCCCACTCTCCGACGAGTGGAGCTTGCCGACAAGCCGTGCTCTGTGCAGCGTGGGGACAGCACAGACAAGTCTGACCATGGGACGGGTCCAGAGGTTGGCAGCTCAGCGGCAGGTCACGCCCTACGAGCTGTCGCGCAACATCCTTCAGGAAGCTGGTTACGGAATCACGCGCAGGGAATCGAAGACCCCTGCAGGGCATCGAGGCTATGACGTGGTCTTCCCCTGCACGATTGATGGACAGCCACATCAGAAAATGATGCGACGAACATGGCTGATCGAACTGGCTGAACTGGTTCTAGAAGGATTCAAGCCAGAGGAGATTGCCGTCAACTATTTCAAACGAGAATTTGACTCATAAAACGAGATTGACTCATACCCCTCCCACGACATTGTTCAATTCAACCAGCGAGCAAGACAAACCTCATAATCATTCATGGAGGCATGATTTCAACGATCCCAAGCTAATATAAAAAGTGTTCGTACCACAAAAACTATCGAGAGCGATAAGCTATAGAAGACAATTAATTTTCAGAAACAATCAACTAAAGGGAAGTCCCATTACAGAGCCTTACAGCGACAGCACGTTTTTCTGAAAAAGACATTTTCTCTACATTGCTTTCTCGAATCACTTCATCAACGCAGTGATTGAAATAGCGCGCTTGATTCGCCATTGGAGAAATCTGAATTGCTCCATAGATCACAGCAAAGATGAAGAGCACTGGGTAAAGGTGTGCGTTGATCAGCTCACGTGCTTGTGACATTGATGAATCCATCACTAACTGCGCAGTAGCAACGAACACACCAACGCGTCAAGCAAAATAAACACCTTACACAGCCTGAAAGCCGAGGCCTAAGAAGGAATAACGTTGCAGCCGCCCCCCCCCCAAAACAGTCATCAGCTCTTGTCAAAGAGGGCAATCAACACGCCGGGCAAAACAGTCAAATCACAACATCAACACAGGAGTGATCTATCACTGTCAAGCCAAGTCCCCGAAAGCCGTCTGAGCTACTTCGATTCACCAATGTGAGCAAATGGGCAACCGAGTCTCATCTCCCTTGTCTCTGGACATGAAAACGGCTTTGATAACAATGTGTCACCCGGGAGCCCCCGCCGTGATCGGTCAAACCAGGATTTACTGTCACCAGGGACAAGAGTTTCGCCTTGTTGAGGTTCCATCTCAGGAGGCACCAGTGCAGATCCAGGAACTCACGGATCAAGGCTGGGAAATTGAGGCTGAAATCCCTGTTTGAATGGCTGCAAAAGATCGGAGACACTCACTTCAGAGTGTCAACTCCGAAAGCCAGCCCCCAAAACCAGACCTCGGAGCTGCCGTGATCAGCGGGGCTGGCTTTGGTCATCGTCGTCAAACTTCTGTACCGCCGAATCAATCAATCCCCTGGTATCGGTGTTCAAGGAAGCCACAACAAAAAACACCAGGGACAGCACCCCTGCGGCAACAATCACAACGACACTGAGATTGCTCATCTCAAGATTGCCGTAACGGAACGCGAGATAGATCATCGTGGGCGAACAGCTCGAACCCGATGGGCTCAAGCCCATTCTCTGGATCATCAATGTACGCGTGAACCGAAACGAACCGCTTCCCACAGAGGCAGGAGCACGGCCAAGCCACGCGTTGACACATCTGTACTACTCCACTAGAACAGGTGTATCAGCAGAGGATCCATGGCTCCGAGCTCCCCCTATGCACCGTTCAAGGCTGAGGAGTGGATGCGTGCGTCCCTGATCACCCCACGCAAACGATGCCAAGCCATGGTTGGATCCAGGATCCCAGCACCCAGGACACGAAACGGTTCCATGCCGACGAAAAAAGCTGGAAATGCGAGCCGAGGGTGTTCGTGGATTCAGGGCGACCTTTTCCAAACCAAGCACCATTGCTGAGCACACGCGTTCATCTGAGCCAGCACACTGCTGAACGCCTCTGGGGTGAACTCCTGCGCGTTGGTTGGATCCCATGTAGGCCTCAGTGGGCCGCTGACGCTGAATTCTGAGCAGTGAATCCTTGCCTGACACAGCGGTGTGGTCAGCCGAACTGGTAATGCTTACGAACGGGTTGATGAACCTGCCAGGTGCATGACAGTCCTGCTGGAAATTCAACAAGGTCACCAGCACCGAATCGAACCGGCTCACCGTTTTCAGGTGTCACCGTGACTTCACCCTCCAGCAGCAGACAGGTTTCCCGCTGGTCGTAATGCCAGGGGAACGAGCTGATTTCACAGGCCCAGACCGGCCAGTCGCGAACGCCAAGGGCCAGGATCACACTCTCCGGGCAGTTGGAGGTCACACAGATCATCGCGGGGTCGGTCGCGGCATCAGCAAACCATGATTACTCGGCGCCGGCCCCAGGCATCGAGCCTTGGCAATAGAACGCGTGATTGGCCAGCGATGATCGCTGCTGTGATCAAGTCTCTGCAAAAGCAGCCCATGATCGACTCTGGCGACTACGGCTATCCACCAAGCACCCGAAGACATGACTACGTACTCGTTTTGCTGCAGCTGCTCTGGCGCATGCGCTTTGACCTGCTGGTGCTGCTGTTGATCACTGTTCTCGTCCATCAGAACTGGATCCCCCGCAACTGGACCGCCAATGAAAGCGTGGTGCGGATTATGGGCATCGCCGCATCGATTTTTCTGGGCTTTCGCAACACCCAGGCGATCGGACGCTGGTGGGAAGCCAGGAAACTCTGGGGCAGCGTTGTCAATGTGAGCCGAAGCTGGGCAGACTCATTGCGGGCCCATCTCGATAGCAGCAGGCCGCCCGGACGTCAGGAACGTAAGTTATTGCGTTTGCAGGTTGCCATCATCTGGCAACTGAACTTTCAACTGCGCAACTTCTGGCAGCGAGACCTAAGGGAGATGCAAGATCAATTGCTGCAAGATCTGAAGTTGCCCAGTACCACCAACCTGCGCCAGCTGGGACAGCTGAGGGGGGTGTGGATCGGGGATCTGCATCGCCAAGGATTGACCGATGGATTCGGACGTCTACAGCTGATGCAAGTCGGCAACGCCTGCACCGATGCCATTGGTGGCTTGGAGCGAATCCGCAACACACCACTTCCAGCGTCTTACGCGGTTTTCGTCAGACTTCTGAATTGGTTATTCGTTCTGTTGCTGCTGTTGTACTTCCACGACCTGGGTCCTGACTCACAAAGTCGTTTTGGAAGTGTGGTGATCGTGGTGCTGTTCCTGATGGCGGAACGGATCGGTGCCTATGTGGAGGGTCCGTTTGACGCAGATTGCAGCAGCTTTTCCCTGCCCCTGGACAGCATCTGCCTCACGATCAGTCATGACCTGCTCGATCATGCGACCGATCACGTGCAACACCTCAAATCGGATGATCCCGTGCGCTGGACCTGAGCAGAACAGGGCAAGGTGGAAAACCACAGTTATGGTGCTCCCAGATATTGATTGCTGAATTCCCAGGCCACAGAACAGCGATACTGATAATTCAGGCCAGCGATGCCAATCCTTTTGCAGGTTGCATCGGTGATTGCCGCCCCTTCCGGAACTTTTGACAGCAATTTGTTCAGCGTCACCTCTCTGTTTCTTCCGCTACCAGAGATGGACAAATCAGTTGCAATCGCACCAGAACCAAAACCAAACAGAAGGAAGCTCAGCAGAATTGCACTTAGGATTCTCATGACCAACAGGACTGCTTTCCAAGAAATAGCCACACAGAGAAACATTGACCTGATGCTTGACACATCCTGATCAGGATTGGATTGCGCCTAGACAAGCCGATCATTGAACGTTGCTGCTCCTGTCTTGATCACTGCCCATGACTTGGATCAGGGAATGTTCGTCAGTGGGAGCTCATAAGATGAATGAAAGCCTGGACTTTTGATCAGCATGCCTTCCATTCTGGTTCAAATCACCATCCCGTTCGTTCTGGCCCTGTTCCATTTTGTTGGCCCCTTGCCCACCGACCTGGGTACTGATGCAGGACACCTGAGTCCTTGCCCAGGCCCTGAGCACTGTGCAAGCACCGTATGGAAGGTTGCCGATTCCTCCGCAGCGCTGAAACAGCTCTCTGAACGGATCGAGAACTCTCCACGCACCGAGATTATCGAACAGAGCACCAACTACCTGC is from Synechococcus sp. UW179A and encodes:
- a CDS encoding DUF1499 domain-containing protein; the protein is MPSILVQITIPFVLALFHFVGPLPTDLGTDAGHLSPCPGPEHCASTVWKVADSSAALKQLSERIENSPRTEIIEQSTNYLHATYSSRIFGFVDDVELHTNDTVTLEARSISRLGESDLGVNAQRLESLSKTVETSEA